In Pollutimonas sp. M17, a single genomic region encodes these proteins:
- a CDS encoding organic hydroperoxide resistance protein yields MSIEKVLYRAQATASGGRDGRAVSSDGILDVKLVTPKDLGGAGGEGTNPEQLFAAGYSACFLGALKLVASREKVALPAETNIQGTVGIGPIPTGFGIEVELKISVPGLPRDQVQALVDKAHIVCPYSNATRGNIDVTLTLA; encoded by the coding sequence ATGTCCATAGAAAAAGTTTTGTACCGCGCCCAGGCCACCGCCAGCGGAGGCCGCGATGGCCGCGCCGTGTCGTCAGACGGCATCCTGGATGTCAAGCTGGTTACGCCCAAGGACCTGGGCGGCGCGGGGGGCGAAGGCACCAATCCCGAGCAGTTGTTCGCGGCCGGCTACTCCGCCTGCTTTCTGGGCGCTCTGAAACTGGTGGCGTCTCGTGAAAAGGTCGCCTTGCCGGCCGAGACGAATATCCAGGGCACGGTGGGTATCGGCCCCATCCCCACGGGCTTCGGCATCGAGGTGGAGCTGAAGATATCGGTGCCGGGCCTGCCGCGCGACCAGGTTCAAGCGCTGGTCGACAAGGCGCACATTGTTTGCCCCTACTCGAACGCCACGCGGGGAAACATCGACGTTACCCTGACCCTGGCGTAG
- the cobA gene encoding uroporphyrinogen-III C-methyltransferase codes for MTYPTIPSSGKVWLVGAGPGDPELLTLKALRVLKECRVWLVDDLVGPGILALACDATRIVKVGKRGGCASTSQAFILRLMARYARQGHAVARLKGGDPFIFGRGGEEMAWLRERGIAADSVSGITAGLAVGSALGLPLTHRAVSRGVILVTAHTADGARPDWAALARSGLTIVCYMGMSGIEELRQQLLDAGFTPRLPVAVVQRVSCATQRHAITTLQDLARDVQARELGSPAVIVLGQAVAHRHGHAADAWMTMPAAHAI; via the coding sequence ATGACGTATCCGACGATACCTTCCTCCGGAAAGGTCTGGCTGGTGGGCGCCGGCCCCGGCGACCCCGAGCTGCTGACGCTGAAGGCCCTGCGCGTCCTGAAGGAATGCCGGGTCTGGCTGGTCGACGATCTGGTCGGCCCCGGCATCCTTGCGCTGGCCTGCGATGCAACGCGCATCGTCAAGGTGGGCAAGCGCGGCGGCTGCGCCTCCACGTCGCAGGCCTTCATCCTGCGGCTCATGGCCCGCTACGCCCGGCAAGGCCACGCGGTAGCCCGCCTGAAAGGGGGGGACCCGTTCATCTTCGGCCGCGGCGGCGAGGAAATGGCCTGGCTGCGCGAGCGCGGCATCGCGGCCGACAGCGTCAGCGGCATCACCGCCGGCCTGGCGGTGGGCAGCGCCCTGGGCCTGCCGCTGACCCATCGCGCCGTATCGCGGGGCGTAATCCTGGTCACCGCGCATACCGCGGATGGCGCGCGGCCCGACTGGGCAGCGCTGGCGCGCAGCGGCCTGACCATAGTCTGCTATATGGGCATGAGCGGCATCGAGGAATTACGCCAGCAGCTGCTGGACGCCGGCTTCACCCCCCGCCTGCCGGTCGCGGTCGTCCAGCGCGTATCCTGTGCGACCCAGCGCCACGCCATCACCACGCTGCAAGATCTTGCTCGCGACGTCCAGGCACGGGAGCTGGGCAGTCCCGCCGTGATCGTGCTGGGTCAGGCCGTGGCGCACAGGCATGGCCATGCCGCCGACGCATGGATGACCATGCCCGCCGCCCATGCGATATAA
- a CDS encoding dihydrodipicolinate synthase family protein: MAGKKPSGVLTPVLTPFNSDYSVSRPRFLKHCRALIEQDVGLAVFGTNSEANSLSVAEKRHLLDVLADEGLPTDRMMPGTGCCAITDSVELTRHAVDLGCAGVLMLPPFYYKGVSDEGLYRNYASIIDAIGDDRLKIYLYHIPPVSQVGISLNLIERLLKDYPGAIAGIKDSSGDWNNTAAMLKEFQPAGFDVFAGSEVFLLRTLRHGGAGCITATGNVNAAAIARLAATWRDDDAGADEQQSALDGVRGIFQKYPMIPAMKSAIAWQAQDPAWAVLRPPLVELTADQTQALRQDLSAASFQIQNAQALAHADA, from the coding sequence ATGGCCGGCAAAAAACCAAGCGGGGTACTGACGCCCGTGCTGACGCCTTTCAATAGCGACTATTCGGTTTCCAGGCCGCGCTTCTTGAAGCACTGCCGCGCCCTGATCGAGCAGGATGTCGGCCTGGCGGTGTTTGGCACCAATTCCGAAGCCAACTCGCTGTCCGTCGCCGAGAAACGGCACTTGCTGGATGTGCTTGCGGACGAAGGCCTGCCCACCGACAGGATGATGCCGGGCACCGGTTGCTGCGCGATCACGGACTCCGTCGAATTGACCCGGCATGCCGTCGACCTGGGCTGCGCCGGTGTGCTGATGCTGCCGCCCTTTTATTACAAGGGCGTGAGCGATGAAGGGCTGTACAGAAACTACGCCAGCATCATCGATGCGATCGGCGACGACCGCCTGAAGATTTATCTTTATCACATCCCTCCGGTGTCGCAGGTGGGCATCAGCCTGAATCTGATCGAGCGCCTGCTGAAGGACTATCCCGGCGCGATCGCGGGGATCAAGGACAGCTCGGGCGACTGGAATAATACGGCGGCGATGCTCAAGGAATTCCAGCCCGCGGGATTCGACGTTTTTGCGGGCAGCGAAGTATTCCTTTTAAGAACGCTGCGTCACGGCGGGGCGGGGTGCATCACCGCCACGGGCAATGTGAATGCGGCCGCCATTGCGCGCCTGGCTGCGACCTGGCGGGATGACGATGCCGGCGCTGACGAGCAGCAATCGGCCCTGGATGGCGTAAGAGGAATCTTCCAGAAGTACCCCATGATCCCCGCCATGAAGTCGGCCATTGCCTGGCAGGCGCAAGACCCGGCCTGGGCGGTGCTGCGGCCGCCGCTGGTGGAGCTGACGGCCGACCAGACCCAGGCGCTGCGCCAGGATCTTTCCGCCGCGAGCTTCCAGATACAAAATGCTCAGGCCCTGGCGCATGCCGACGCTTAA
- the yfcF gene encoding glutathione transferase codes for MASPIILYTNREYSSPYVLSVYATLVEKGLPFELKSIDLGSGQNLEPEYRRLSLTSRVPTLLHGGFSLSESSAIVEYLEDAFTPPDFPSVYPHDPQLRARARQIQAWVRSDLGALREERPTTVIYGARNPQPLSEAGGRAADKLLSVADTLIDEQGGDLLGSWSIADVDFSVMLNLLCANGDPVPEKIRRYVDRQSERSCIKSWWALARQ; via the coding sequence ATGGCCTCACCCATCATTCTGTACACCAATCGCGAATACTCCAGTCCATACGTCCTTTCCGTCTACGCCACCCTGGTCGAGAAGGGCCTGCCCTTCGAACTCAAGTCCATTGACCTGGGCAGCGGCCAGAATCTCGAACCCGAGTATCGCCGCCTGTCCCTGACCTCCCGCGTTCCCACCCTGCTCCATGGCGGGTTCTCGCTGTCGGAGTCATCGGCCATCGTCGAGTACCTGGAGGACGCTTTCACACCTCCCGATTTTCCCTCGGTCTACCCTCACGATCCTCAGCTACGCGCCCGGGCCAGGCAAATCCAGGCCTGGGTGCGCAGCGATCTGGGCGCGCTGCGCGAAGAACGGCCGACCACCGTTATCTATGGCGCCAGGAACCCCCAGCCCTTGTCCGAGGCCGGCGGGCGCGCCGCCGACAAACTGTTGTCCGTTGCGGACACGCTGATCGACGAGCAGGGCGGCGACCTGTTGGGCTCGTGGTCCATCGCGGACGTCGATTTTTCGGTCATGCTCAACCTCCTGTGCGCCAACGGCGATCCGGTTCCGGAAAAAATCAGGCGATACGTGGACCGGCAGTCGGAGCGATCCTGCATAAAAAGCTGGTGGGCGCTTGCCAGACAATAA
- a CDS encoding DNA-3-methyladenine glycosylase I, whose amino-acid sequence MKRCYWCSSDPVYMAYHDTEWGVPSHDPRHLFEKLILEGFQAGLSWITVLKKRPRFREVLFNFDVERLANLDDDYIDVLMQDSGIIRNRLKLRAVRQNANAWLAQADPVGLIWSFVDGKPQINHYARHQDIPVVTPVAEHMSRTLKKAGFTFVGPTICQSYLQAVGCLMDHTTDCFRHKELALPR is encoded by the coding sequence ATGAAACGATGCTACTGGTGCTCCAGCGACCCCGTCTACATGGCCTATCACGATACCGAGTGGGGCGTGCCCTCGCACGACCCCCGGCATCTGTTCGAAAAATTGATCCTCGAAGGCTTCCAGGCGGGCCTGTCCTGGATCACGGTGCTGAAGAAGCGCCCCCGTTTTCGCGAGGTGCTGTTCAATTTCGACGTCGAACGGCTGGCAAACCTGGACGACGACTACATCGACGTCCTTATGCAGGACAGCGGCATCATCCGCAACCGCCTGAAGCTGCGGGCCGTCCGGCAGAACGCCAATGCGTGGCTGGCCCAGGCCGACCCGGTCGGGTTGATCTGGTCTTTCGTCGATGGCAAGCCCCAAATCAACCACTACGCGCGCCATCAGGACATACCGGTGGTCACGCCCGTCGCCGAGCACATGAGCCGCACATTGAAGAAAGCCGGCTTCACCTTCGTGGGCCCCACCATCTGCCAATCCTATCTTCAAGCGGTCGGCTGTCTCATGGACCACACCACCGATTGCTTCCGCCATAAGGAATTGGCCCTTCCCCGCTGA
- a CDS encoding nitrate reductase, whose translation MHTAPEGCTPAAAAKTTASVCCYCGTGCGVLIRSQGQRILSVEGDPAHPSSQGRLCSKGRTLAETVRRDGQSRVLHAQWRAGKDQPLSDIALEDALDIAAGKLAETIMEHGPDAVGFYLSGQLLTEDYAVFNKLARALVGTNNIDTNSRLCMSSAVAGYKLTLGADAPPACYDDLDHADTVLIAGSNMAYTHPVLFRRLEAAKAGRPDMKIVVVDPRRSETCSLADLHLAIAPGSDVALFHAMLNVMVWDGLIDRDYIERHTEGFDALKQRIHEFTPRAAQDVCGIPAADIVRCAHWFGTAKAALSLYTMGLNQSSSGTAKNAALIHLHLATGQIGRPGAGPFSLTGQPNAMGGREAGGMATLLPGHRDPADATHRAEAARLWRVDSLPAAPGLTALDMFDAVLQGKIRVLWIGATNPAQSMPDQAKVRAALRKAELVIVQEAFADTETLAYADLVLPAATWPEKSGTVTNSERRISRVRAAMEPPGDAQADWKLACAVARKLADRIAPPKRMLFDYLDEARIFDEHARFTKDRDLDYSALNHAVLDASGPQQWPYRVPTRGPVRLYADGVFPTPSGRARFFDTGYAPVAESVSAHYPLRLTTGRLRDHWHTLSRTGLVPALTRHVEEPFVHLHPEDMRRYKIQDGALVKIRTRRGHLIVPAQDDPGLKPGHAFLPMHWGSGFIAGDGVNALTSGARDPISHQPELKHSAAGVEALQYAWHAGAWVQGSYPVLRRQLASWLHRFPYAVLVPTAIGGEGVRLRLASPGPPSPAILTQLAGDLGLDSADLAFDDPARGVLRRILRLDGRIKAYLLAGDIRAGEALLHWADTGQAPANVGHALMGRSGPVVRARIVCSCAGVSAAAIQSAIDAGENLEQMKASLQCGVGCGSCLPQIKSMIQDANLKELQA comes from the coding sequence AGCCCCTGTCCGATATCGCGCTGGAAGACGCCCTGGACATCGCCGCCGGGAAACTGGCCGAGACCATCATGGAACACGGTCCCGACGCGGTGGGTTTCTATCTGTCGGGGCAACTGCTTACGGAGGACTACGCCGTCTTCAACAAGCTGGCCCGCGCCCTGGTCGGCACCAATAATATCGATACCAATTCGCGCCTGTGCATGTCCAGCGCCGTCGCCGGGTACAAGCTGACGCTGGGCGCCGATGCGCCGCCCGCCTGCTACGACGATCTGGACCATGCGGACACCGTCCTCATAGCAGGCTCGAACATGGCGTATACCCACCCGGTGCTGTTTCGCCGCCTGGAGGCGGCCAAGGCCGGGCGGCCGGACATGAAGATCGTCGTGGTCGATCCCCGCCGCAGCGAAACCTGCAGCCTCGCCGACCTGCACCTGGCCATCGCGCCCGGCAGCGACGTGGCGCTGTTTCATGCCATGCTCAACGTCATGGTCTGGGACGGGCTGATCGACCGCGATTACATCGAACGGCACACCGAAGGATTCGATGCCTTGAAGCAGCGCATTCATGAATTCACGCCCAGGGCCGCCCAGGACGTATGCGGCATACCGGCCGCCGACATCGTCCGCTGCGCACACTGGTTCGGCACGGCCAAGGCGGCGCTCTCCCTGTACACCATGGGGCTCAACCAATCCAGCAGCGGCACCGCCAAGAATGCGGCGCTGATCCACCTGCATCTGGCCACCGGCCAGATCGGCCGCCCCGGCGCGGGCCCGTTCTCGCTGACCGGCCAACCCAATGCCATGGGCGGACGCGAGGCCGGCGGCATGGCCACCCTGCTCCCCGGCCATCGCGATCCGGCCGATGCGACCCATCGGGCGGAAGCCGCCCGCTTGTGGCGGGTGGACTCCCTGCCGGCGGCACCCGGGCTCACCGCCCTGGATATGTTCGATGCCGTGCTGCAGGGCAAGATAAGGGTCTTGTGGATTGGCGCCACCAATCCCGCCCAGTCCATGCCGGATCAGGCGAAAGTCCGGGCCGCGTTGCGCAAGGCGGAACTGGTCATCGTGCAGGAGGCCTTTGCGGACACCGAAACCCTGGCCTACGCCGACCTGGTCCTGCCCGCCGCCACCTGGCCGGAGAAAAGCGGCACCGTCACGAACTCCGAGCGCCGCATCAGCCGGGTCCGCGCGGCCATGGAGCCGCCCGGCGATGCACAGGCCGACTGGAAGCTGGCCTGCGCCGTCGCCCGCAAGCTGGCGGATCGCATCGCCCCCCCCAAGCGCATGCTGTTCGATTACCTGGACGAGGCGCGCATCTTCGACGAGCACGCCCGCTTCACGAAAGACCGCGACCTGGACTACAGCGCCCTGAATCATGCCGTACTGGACGCGTCCGGCCCGCAGCAATGGCCCTACCGCGTGCCTACCCGCGGTCCCGTGCGCCTGTATGCGGACGGCGTCTTTCCCACGCCCAGCGGCCGGGCGCGCTTCTTCGATACCGGCTACGCGCCGGTCGCCGAAAGCGTATCGGCGCACTATCCATTGCGCCTGACCACCGGCCGCCTGCGCGACCACTGGCATACGCTGAGCAGGACCGGCCTGGTGCCCGCGCTGACACGCCATGTGGAAGAACCTTTCGTCCATCTGCATCCCGAAGACATGCGGCGCTACAAGATTCAGGACGGCGCGCTGGTCAAGATCAGAACCAGGCGTGGTCACCTGATCGTACCCGCCCAGGACGACCCCGGCCTGAAGCCGGGCCATGCCTTTCTTCCCATGCACTGGGGCAGCGGCTTCATCGCCGGCGACGGCGTCAATGCCCTGACCAGCGGTGCGCGCGATCCCATATCGCATCAACCCGAACTCAAGCACAGCGCCGCCGGCGTCGAAGCCTTGCAGTACGCATGGCATGCCGGTGCCTGGGTGCAGGGCTCTTATCCCGTCTTGCGGCGGCAGCTGGCTTCATGGCTGCACCGGTTTCCCTATGCCGTTCTGGTGCCCACCGCCATCGGCGGCGAAGGCGTCCGGCTGCGCCTGGCCAGTCCCGGACCGCCGAGCCCCGCGATATTGACTCAACTGGCCGGCGATCTGGGGCTGGATTCCGCCGACCTGGCTTTCGACGATCCGGCGCGGGGCGTGCTGCGACGCATCCTGCGCCTGGACGGCCGCATCAAGGCTTACCTGCTGGCGGGCGACATCCGGGCCGGCGAAGCGCTGCTTCATTGGGCCGACACCGGGCAGGCGCCCGCGAACGTCGGCCATGCGCTCATGGGCCGGAGCGGCCCCGTCGTCCGCGCCCGCATCGTCTGCAGTTGCGCCGGCGTCAGCGCCGCGGCCATCCAGTCGGCCATCGACGCGGGCGAGAATCTCGAGCAGATGAAAGCCTCGCTCCAGTGTGGCGTCGGCTGCGGCTCCTGTCTGCCGCAGATCAAGAGCATGATTCAGGACGCGAACCTCAAGGAGTTGCAAGCATGA
- a CDS encoding MarR family winged helix-turn-helix transcriptional regulator, which produces MKSKSLKSQAPGLLLDDQLCFALYSTGLAMTKVYRKLLRELELTYPQYLVMLVLWERDELTVSEIGERLFLDSATLTPLLKRLEAAGLLQRARAIDDERQVIVSLSAAGRALQAKARAVPESVMCAAQCSPEEAAITKKSLEKLRKRLMKNT; this is translated from the coding sequence ATGAAATCGAAATCCCTAAAAAGCCAGGCACCTGGATTGCTGCTCGACGATCAGCTGTGCTTTGCGCTGTATTCCACCGGCCTGGCCATGACCAAGGTGTATAGAAAGCTGCTGCGCGAGCTGGAGCTGACTTATCCCCAGTATCTGGTCATGCTGGTGCTGTGGGAACGCGACGAATTGACCGTCTCGGAGATCGGCGAGCGCCTGTTCCTGGATTCGGCCACCCTGACGCCTTTGCTGAAGCGGCTTGAAGCGGCCGGCTTGTTGCAGCGGGCGCGAGCCATCGATGATGAGCGCCAGGTCATCGTTTCGCTTTCCGCCGCGGGGCGCGCGCTTCAGGCCAAGGCCCGCGCGGTGCCGGAATCGGTGATGTGCGCGGCGCAGTGTTCTCCGGAAGAGGCGGCGATCACCAAGAAGTCGCTCGAGAAATTGCGGAAACGCTTGATGAAGAATACGTGA
- a CDS encoding heavy-metal-associated domain-containing protein, producing the protein MQIGMLKLAGMRDEHCAAKLVQALKAVKGVEDAQVSFGQSKATVSFDESLVSTQRLQVAVEDAGYHIAKPVHGEDGACCGGCGG; encoded by the coding sequence ATGCAAATTGGTATGCTCAAGCTTGCCGGCATGCGTGACGAACACTGCGCGGCCAAACTGGTCCAGGCGCTGAAAGCCGTAAAGGGCGTCGAAGACGCGCAAGTATCCTTTGGCCAGAGCAAGGCCACGGTGTCCTTCGATGAATCGCTGGTATCGACGCAGCGACTGCAGGTAGCCGTCGAAGATGCCGGCTACCATATCGCCAAGCCCGTGCATGGCGAAGACGGCGCATGTTGCGGAGGCTGCGGAGGCTGA
- a CDS encoding 2-hydroxyacid dehydrogenase — protein sequence MSAPSRFPPLLKVGVFPEPVELALLETFTLAEFDDLGREGKPRHDEIAGIVTRSNYRISRELIDQLPGLRIISTNGVGYDGIPLDYARQKGIVVTNTPEVLNEAVAEMAVGLLLALLRHIPGADAFVREGAWPAMSFPLGTTLAGKKVGIVGLGRIGKEIVKRLLPFRVDVAYFGRSRQDVEWAYFDDINPLAAYVDILVLCCPGGPETRGLIDARVLQSLGPKGFLVNVARGSVVNEPDLCRALIDKTIAGAALDVFNREPLDASPLRDLDNVVLAPHIGSATHETRMRMAALAIRNLCDFFDTGRAVTAVA from the coding sequence ATGAGCGCTCCATCGCGGTTTCCCCCCTTGCTTAAAGTGGGCGTTTTTCCGGAGCCGGTCGAACTGGCCCTGCTCGAGACCTTCACGCTTGCCGAGTTCGACGACCTGGGGCGGGAGGGCAAGCCCAGGCACGATGAGATCGCCGGTATCGTCACTCGCTCGAATTACCGTATCAGCCGGGAACTGATCGATCAACTGCCGGGCTTGCGCATCATAAGCACCAATGGAGTGGGCTATGACGGGATCCCGCTGGACTATGCCAGGCAGAAGGGAATCGTCGTCACCAATACGCCCGAGGTGCTCAACGAGGCGGTCGCTGAAATGGCTGTCGGCCTGCTGCTCGCCTTGTTGCGGCATATTCCCGGGGCGGACGCTTTTGTGAGGGAAGGTGCATGGCCGGCCATGTCCTTCCCCCTGGGCACGACGCTGGCGGGCAAGAAGGTGGGCATAGTGGGGCTGGGCAGGATAGGCAAGGAAATCGTCAAGCGCCTGCTGCCGTTTCGGGTCGATGTGGCCTATTTCGGCAGGTCCAGGCAGGATGTGGAATGGGCCTATTTCGACGACATAAACCCGTTGGCGGCGTATGTGGATATTCTTGTCCTATGCTGTCCGGGCGGGCCCGAAACCCGTGGGCTAATCGATGCCCGGGTCTTGCAGTCGCTGGGCCCCAAGGGCTTCCTGGTGAACGTGGCACGAGGCAGCGTCGTGAACGAGCCCGACCTTTGCCGCGCCTTGATTGATAAAACCATCGCGGGCGCGGCGCTCGACGTGTTCAATCGGGAGCCGCTGGATGCAAGCCCTTTGCGCGACCTGGATAATGTTGTACTGGCGCCCCATATCGGCAGTGCCACGCATGAGACCCGAATGCGGATGGCCGCCTTGGCCATTCGCAACCTGTGCGACTTTTTCGATACGGGCAGAGCGGTGACGGCTGTTGCGTAA